One genomic segment of Paenibacillus durus includes these proteins:
- the qcrB gene encoding menaquinol-cytochrome c reductase cytochrome b subunit: MFKNIYNWIDERLDITPIWRDVADHEVPEHVNPAHHFSAFVYCFGGLTFFITVIQILSGMFLTMYYVPDIINAYASVEYLQTKVAFGQIVRGMHHWGASLVIVMMFLHTMRVFFTGSYKAPREMNWVVGMLIFFVMLGLGLTGYLLPWDNKAYFATKVTLEIANSTPVLGPVLKELMQGGDVVGAETLTRFFALHVFFLPALLLILLVGHFIMIRRQGISGPL; the protein is encoded by the coding sequence ATGTTTAAAAATATCTACAACTGGATTGACGAACGTCTGGATATTACGCCGATTTGGAGAGATGTGGCCGATCACGAGGTTCCTGAGCATGTAAACCCTGCGCATCATTTTTCCGCATTTGTATACTGCTTTGGCGGATTGACCTTTTTCATAACCGTTATTCAAATTCTGTCCGGCATGTTTCTGACAATGTACTACGTTCCCGACATTATCAACGCTTACGCCAGTGTTGAATACTTGCAGACCAAAGTCGCTTTCGGGCAAATCGTCCGCGGTATGCACCATTGGGGGGCCAGCCTTGTTATTGTCATGATGTTTCTGCATACGATGCGGGTATTCTTCACCGGTTCGTATAAGGCGCCGCGCGAGATGAACTGGGTGGTCGGGATGCTTATTTTTTTCGTGATGTTGGGGTTAGGGCTCACCGGATATTTGCTTCCGTGGGATAACAAGGCTTACTTCGCGACAAAAGTCACACTGGAGATCGCCAATTCGACGCCCGTATTGGGTCCGGTGCTCAAGGAGCTGATGCAGGGCGGCGACGTTGTCGGCGCAGAGACGCTGACGAGGTTCTTTGCTCTCCATGTATTCTTCCTGCCGGCGCTGCTGCTTATACTGCTCGTTGGACATTTCATCATGATTCGCAGACAAGGCATTTCCGGCCCGCTGTAA
- a CDS encoding menaquinol-cytochrome c reductase cytochrome b/c subunit gives MAHEDNSKEKIVYVGDSRVRRGEGFIPPADYTAYPGKSEAFIPNFLLKEWMVGVVVLVGILVLTISEPAPLGFPANAGATVIPVPDWYFLFLYQYLKLPYASGDYIVLGTLGVTGVAFGSLLLAPFLDTGRERRFYRRPIASSLMFLSLAAIIYLTNTAWTEYKHEMAATGQVPEDVQREEKAAENRAKGLPAGSAAQAKEIAIVDKDDPAMAAFQKAGCVACHAADLKGAAGPSLRGVGDTHDKAAILTIIKEGYNNKMPPMYDTAINAGLTDQDINHLAEWLAKQKSEQ, from the coding sequence GTGGCTCATGAAGACAACTCTAAGGAAAAAATAGTCTATGTCGGCGATTCCCGCGTCAGGCGGGGAGAAGGCTTTATCCCTCCTGCCGACTATACAGCTTACCCCGGGAAATCCGAGGCGTTCATCCCGAACTTTCTCCTCAAGGAATGGATGGTCGGCGTCGTGGTGCTCGTAGGCATTCTGGTGCTGACGATTTCGGAGCCCGCGCCGCTTGGCTTTCCCGCCAACGCCGGCGCGACGGTTATCCCGGTTCCCGACTGGTATTTCCTGTTCTTATATCAATATCTGAAGCTTCCCTATGCTTCCGGAGACTATATCGTGCTCGGGACGCTTGGGGTTACGGGCGTGGCTTTCGGTTCCCTGCTGCTGGCTCCTTTTTTGGATACAGGAAGAGAACGCAGATTTTACCGCAGACCGATCGCTTCCTCGCTGATGTTTCTGTCGCTCGCGGCGATTATCTACCTGACGAACACAGCCTGGACAGAGTATAAGCATGAAATGGCGGCTACCGGCCAGGTGCCTGAAGATGTGCAGCGTGAGGAAAAAGCCGCCGAGAACCGGGCAAAGGGGCTTCCGGCCGGCAGCGCCGCGCAGGCAAAAGAGATCGCTATCGTCGACAAGGATGATCCGGCTATGGCAGCCTTTCAGAAGGCCGGATGCGTGGCCTGCCACGCTGCTGATCTGAAGGGCGCGGCAGGACCGTCTCTACGGGGTGTCGGTGATACTCACGATAAGGCAGCCATTTTGACCATTATTAAAGAAGGTTACAATAATAAGATGCCACCCATGTATGATACAGCCATTAACGCGGGGTTAACCGATCAGGATATCAACCATTTGGCGGAGTGGCTTGCGAAACAAAAATCCGAACAGTAG
- a CDS encoding tetratricopeptide repeat protein — protein sequence MSPGDYVKEAYRCILRSDFEEAIVCFEAAIAADPNDPEVRYRCSITYARSGKLEKAAEHARAAVKLDGAKPDYRLHLQHLQAMLHVQEAKRLLEEAIGYRSNPYRPVTLLKEAVKLDPLYGDAYVWLAIAYSRVNDPLAAIAAMKEVILLHPDDEGLKELMKDLQKSLQKYVQ from the coding sequence ATGAGTCCCGGTGATTATGTCAAAGAGGCGTACCGTTGTATTCTGCGAAGCGATTTCGAAGAAGCGATAGTGTGCTTCGAAGCTGCGATTGCGGCCGATCCGAATGATCCGGAGGTCCGGTATCGCTGCTCAATCACTTACGCACGCAGCGGGAAGCTGGAAAAGGCGGCCGAACATGCCAGAGCCGCGGTGAAGCTTGACGGCGCGAAGCCGGATTACCGTCTGCATTTGCAGCACCTGCAAGCTATGCTGCATGTGCAGGAAGCCAAACGGTTGCTGGAGGAAGCTATCGGCTACAGGAGCAATCCCTACCGGCCGGTCACATTGCTGAAGGAGGCTGTGAAGCTTGACCCGCTTTATGGGGATGCTTATGTATGGCTGGCCATTGCTTACAGTCGAGTGAACGATCCTTTGGCGGCGATCGCAGCCATGAAAGAAGTTATTTTGCTTCATCCGGACGATGAAGGTTTGAAGGAATTAATGAAAGATCTGCAGAAATCACTGCAGAAGTATGTGCAGTAA
- a CDS encoding YitT family protein has protein sequence MNTLKLTSTIKTVAPIMLGTAVYAFGLLYFIIPNQLMEGGVTGITILLNYGFDIPVFLTTLLLNLPLFLLGWKELGARQIAYTGVGIGSLSFFLWLFERMIALGWFDPFQTEHDFILASLYAGVTLGLGLGIVFRFGGTTGGVDIVARIFGRRFGWSMGQVILVTDVVIIGLSLIYIPREKILYTLVAVFIASRVIDFIQEGAYAAKAFTIISDFGEEIADLITNEMERGVTLIPSIGAYSKQAKHMVYCIVSRQEIRQLSRLVKSVDPRAFVIISDVHDVQGEGFREI, from the coding sequence ATGAACACTTTGAAACTGACTTCAACCATTAAGACGGTCGCTCCGATCATGCTGGGAACTGCCGTATACGCTTTCGGACTGCTTTATTTCATTATTCCCAATCAGCTCATGGAAGGAGGAGTCACAGGGATTACCATTCTGCTGAATTACGGCTTTGACATTCCTGTGTTCCTTACCACCCTGCTGCTTAACCTTCCGCTGTTTCTGCTGGGCTGGAAAGAACTTGGCGCAAGGCAAATCGCTTACACCGGCGTCGGCATCGGCTCGCTGTCGTTCTTCCTTTGGCTCTTCGAGCGGATGATTGCCCTTGGCTGGTTCGACCCCTTTCAGACAGAGCATGACTTTATTCTGGCCTCTCTTTATGCGGGAGTAACCCTTGGCCTTGGACTAGGCATCGTCTTCCGCTTCGGCGGTACGACCGGCGGCGTCGACATTGTGGCCCGCATATTCGGCCGCCGCTTTGGCTGGAGCATGGGACAGGTCATATTGGTAACTGATGTTGTTATTATCGGATTATCCCTTATCTACATCCCGAGAGAGAAAATTTTGTATACGCTGGTCGCTGTATTTATCGCTTCCCGAGTGATCGATTTTATCCAGGAAGGGGCATACGCCGCCAAAGCCTTTACGATTATTAGCGACTTCGGAGAGGAAATCGCCGACCTGATTACTAATGAAATGGAGCGGGGCGTTACCCTCATTCCTTCCATCGGCGCTTATTCCAAGCAGGCGAAGCATATGGTATATTGCATTGTTTCCCGTCAGGAAATCCGGCAATTAAGCCGGCTGGTCAAATCCGTCGATCCGCGGGCATTTGTCATTATCAGCGATGTGCACGACGTTCAGGGAGAGGGCTTCCGGGAAATCTGA
- the dapB gene encoding 4-hydroxy-tetrahydrodipicolinate reductase, translated as MKNKIRVIVSGAGGRMGREVVKLVLQDEELTLAAAVDHSLHDIDAGLLVGLPEAGVTVTTDLDAALSAGSADVLVDFTIPQSAYSNTVAAIKYGVRPVIGTTGFTPEQINELDKQCREQGIGGLIAPNFSIGAILMMKFAAQAAKYFPNLEIIEYHGDQKLDAPSGTAIKTAELIAEAREEVRQGNPQEEETIEGARGGYYNGFRIHSVRLPGVFAQQEVVFGSFGQTLKIRHDSYERSGYMPGVKLGIEKVMGYTGMIYGFDHFIE; from the coding sequence ATGAAAAATAAAATCAGAGTCATAGTTTCAGGAGCCGGTGGCCGGATGGGCAGAGAAGTCGTTAAGCTGGTTCTGCAGGATGAAGAGCTGACGCTTGCCGCCGCAGTGGATCATTCGTTGCATGATATTGATGCGGGCTTGCTGGTTGGCCTGCCGGAAGCGGGAGTAACCGTTACAACGGATCTCGATGCCGCGTTGTCTGCCGGAAGCGCAGATGTGCTGGTCGATTTTACGATACCGCAGTCCGCGTATTCCAACACGGTTGCGGCAATTAAATATGGTGTAAGGCCGGTTATCGGTACGACCGGCTTTACGCCTGAACAGATTAATGAATTGGACAAGCAGTGCCGGGAACAGGGAATCGGCGGACTGATCGCCCCGAATTTCTCGATTGGAGCGATCCTGATGATGAAGTTTGCGGCGCAGGCGGCCAAATATTTTCCCAACCTGGAAATTATTGAGTATCATGGAGACCAGAAGCTGGATGCGCCCTCAGGTACAGCTATCAAAACGGCTGAGCTGATTGCCGAGGCACGCGAGGAGGTACGTCAGGGTAATCCACAGGAGGAGGAAACCATCGAAGGCGCTCGAGGCGGCTACTATAACGGTTTCCGGATTCACAGCGTGCGGCTTCCGGGTGTATTTGCGCAGCAGGAGGTTGTCTTCGGCAGCTTCGGCCAGACGCTGAAGATCCGCCACGATTCCTATGAGCGTTCGGGGTATATGCCTGGGGTCAAGCTGGGGATCGAAAAAGTTATGGGATATACTGGTATGATATACGGATTTGATCACTTTATCGAATAA
- a CDS encoding QcrA and Rieske domain-containing protein, whose product MSSHDEHPEKPDLKPPSRKEMSRRQFLTYTLGGATAFMGAGALLPMIRFAVDPILHKKGAGDFIKVAEESKITDEPQEFTFELKQQDGWYASTATLTAWIRKNEQGEIYALSPICKHLGCTVGWNNNKATPDEFHCPCHGARYTKEGLNLAVAPKPLDQYKTKIENGWVYLGDIVPNTEAAKEA is encoded by the coding sequence ATGAGCAGCCATGACGAGCATCCGGAAAAACCGGACTTGAAACCGCCCAGCCGAAAAGAGATGTCCCGCAGACAATTTCTGACCTATACGCTCGGAGGAGCCACCGCTTTTATGGGAGCGGGCGCCCTTCTGCCCATGATCCGTTTCGCCGTCGACCCGATACTACATAAGAAAGGCGCGGGTGATTTCATCAAGGTGGCGGAAGAATCCAAGATAACGGATGAGCCCCAGGAATTCACGTTTGAGCTGAAGCAGCAGGACGGATGGTACGCCAGCACAGCGACGCTGACCGCGTGGATCCGTAAAAACGAACAGGGAGAAATTTATGCGCTTTCACCGATCTGTAAGCATCTGGGCTGTACGGTCGGATGGAATAATAACAAAGCCACTCCGGATGAATTCCACTGTCCCTGCCACGGCGCGCGTTACACCAAAGAGGGCTTGAATTTGGCCGTTGCGCCGAAGCCGCTCGATCAGTACAAGACCAAAATCGAAAATGGCTGGGTATACCTCGGCGATATCGTGCCGAATACTGAGGCCGCCAAGGAGGCGTAA
- a CDS encoding DUF1405 domain-containing protein, protein MSIVGMKMDKLLQHRAIIWLLLAVNVPGTIYGYIWYGNQLAYTAAHYPSWLLPFVPDSPTASLFFTLALILLLYPPKTAAGISVRALIEALAVVTSVKYGIWAVSIIAAGGYQGGPIVWQDWMLMISHAGMAAEALLYARFFICRKMIPAALLWTLLNDTVDYSYGVYPWLPRALTDDVPQVRNFTFLLTLFSAAAAWLASKDVYPRRAQ, encoded by the coding sequence GTGTCGATTGTTGGAATGAAAATGGACAAGCTGCTGCAACACAGGGCCATAATTTGGCTCCTGCTGGCAGTCAATGTCCCGGGAACGATTTACGGATACATATGGTACGGCAATCAATTGGCCTATACGGCGGCTCATTACCCAAGCTGGCTTTTGCCTTTCGTGCCTGACAGCCCTACGGCAAGCTTGTTCTTCACACTGGCGCTTATTTTGCTGCTCTATCCGCCGAAGACCGCGGCAGGAATTTCGGTGAGAGCCTTGATCGAGGCGCTCGCGGTTGTAACTTCCGTTAAGTACGGCATCTGGGCGGTATCCATTATTGCAGCGGGAGGCTATCAGGGAGGACCGATCGTTTGGCAGGATTGGATGCTGATGATTTCGCACGCGGGAATGGCTGCGGAGGCGCTGCTGTACGCCCGGTTTTTTATTTGCCGAAAGATGATTCCGGCGGCTCTGCTGTGGACTCTTCTTAACGATACGGTCGATTATTCCTACGGCGTTTATCCTTGGCTTCCCAGGGCGCTTACGGACGATGTTCCGCAGGTCCGGAACTTTACCTTTCTGCTGACTCTCTTTAGCGCGGCGGCCGCTTGGCTCGCGTCCAAGGATGTATATCCAAGACGTGCCCAATAA
- a CDS encoding nucleotide pyrophosphohydrolase — translation MEKSLAEIQREVDAYIGQFKEGYFSPLSMLARMSEEVGELAREVNHSFGEKPKKADEPENSIEMELGDILFITVCFANSLGIDLTEAMNKVMHKFNTRDADRWTKKNTD, via the coding sequence ATGGAGAAAAGCCTCGCCGAAATACAGCGGGAAGTGGACGCTTATATAGGGCAGTTTAAAGAGGGTTATTTCAGTCCGCTCTCTATGCTTGCGCGCATGTCCGAGGAAGTGGGAGAGCTGGCGCGGGAAGTCAATCATTCCTTCGGGGAGAAGCCGAAAAAGGCGGACGAGCCGGAAAATTCCATCGAAATGGAACTGGGAGATATTCTGTTTATCACCGTTTGCTTCGCCAATTCACTCGGCATCGATTTGACGGAAGCCATGAACAAGGTCATGCATAAATTTAATACCCGGGACGCGGACCGCTGGACGAAAAAAAACACCGATTAA
- a CDS encoding sporulation protein YpjB, with product MLRGRNWIFITLVVLVCTAGWDASSVSGYSELAASQSDSSRAQSPAERTQPPVTAEANALKLEQQAETLYGLVTEGNINKARETMDAISRLFVQSSFDGLTSVEGINALSGAIIDMKAAVAGVSVQQERWETSAARLRLAANSLAHPRQPMWLQYYKLIREDLNDMEQSAAKSDMTGWRTAVARIQERYDTIRPAVIIARKPEEVNRFDAWLSYAAGLMSGSRPPEREELMNAVSHGREAARVMFGKERDEPALSLPLAPREYGLAGWLGAGFILAALAYTAYRKYRGERSRWQLF from the coding sequence ATGCTGCGCGGGAGGAATTGGATATTCATTACGCTGGTTGTACTGGTCTGCACGGCTGGATGGGATGCGTCAAGTGTGTCGGGTTACAGCGAGCTCGCTGCTAGCCAGTCGGATTCAAGCCGGGCTCAATCGCCGGCGGAGAGAACGCAGCCGCCGGTAACCGCCGAAGCGAATGCTCTTAAGCTGGAGCAGCAGGCGGAGACGCTGTACGGGTTAGTCACGGAAGGGAACATCAATAAAGCTAGGGAAACGATGGATGCGATTTCCAGACTGTTCGTGCAATCTTCTTTCGATGGACTCACATCTGTGGAAGGAATCAATGCGCTCTCGGGGGCGATTATTGATATGAAAGCCGCCGTGGCGGGAGTAAGCGTGCAGCAGGAGCGTTGGGAGACGTCTGCAGCAAGGCTGCGTCTAGCCGCCAATAGTCTGGCTCATCCCCGTCAGCCGATGTGGCTTCAATATTACAAGCTGATCCGCGAGGATCTGAACGATATGGAACAAAGCGCGGCCAAGAGTGATATGACAGGCTGGAGAACGGCGGTTGCCCGTATTCAGGAGCGTTATGATACGATCCGGCCTGCCGTCATTATTGCCCGCAAGCCGGAAGAAGTGAACCGGTTCGATGCTTGGCTGTCTTATGCCGCCGGGCTTATGTCAGGGAGCCGGCCGCCGGAAAGGGAAGAGCTCATGAATGCCGTCTCACACGGCAGGGAGGCCGCCAGAGTAATGTTCGGCAAGGAAAGGGATGAACCGGCGCTGTCCCTTCCGCTCGCTCCCCGGGAATACGGCTTGGCGGGATGGCTGGGCGCTGGATTTATCCTGGCTGCGCTGGCCTACACCGCTTATAGGAAATATCGAGGCGAAAGAAGCCGCTGGCAGCTTTTCTGA